The Niastella koreensis GR20-10 genome includes a window with the following:
- a CDS encoding radical SAM protein, which produces MYTFADYYNRGMTFLRNQAFPHHKRLSNLMIYATDLCDSACKHCLIWTKRPVVYLPKEKIFELVSNNKCITSQTTIGLEGGEFMLHPQALEILEWFTKHHPKFDLLSNCLKPAKLIEAVKKFPPKRLWISLDGDKESYLNMRGKDGYDNVLQVIRELKDVVPISVMFTLSPYNDFADMKHVAEVCKQNNVDMRVGIYNNIAFFDTIDQAHTTDIGTKKEEEALTLQATRKLKENASATSDSYEKKLEDITTKIPSIIKEFKENYDFMVLYNNWRQQKTQLRCFSIFDSIIVLPNGDVPICQNLDLKLGNIHTASLDAIINSAATVEQQKEHSRNCNKCWINYHRKYDVVLYKSFENFFGRGVTQKLFGYYQWDESTKTTYKEMFNS; this is translated from the coding sequence ATGTATACTTTTGCAGACTACTATAACCGGGGGATGACATTTTTGCGGAACCAGGCATTCCCGCATCACAAGCGTTTATCCAACCTGATGATCTATGCTACCGACCTGTGCGACAGCGCCTGCAAACATTGTCTCATCTGGACCAAACGCCCCGTTGTTTACCTGCCCAAGGAAAAGATCTTTGAGCTGGTAAGCAACAACAAATGCATTACCTCCCAAACCACCATTGGGTTAGAAGGCGGTGAATTTATGCTGCACCCCCAGGCCCTGGAGATCCTGGAATGGTTCACTAAACACCACCCCAAATTCGACCTGCTGAGCAATTGCCTTAAACCGGCCAAACTGATCGAGGCAGTCAAAAAATTTCCACCCAAAAGATTATGGATCTCGCTGGATGGCGACAAAGAAAGCTACCTGAATATGCGCGGGAAAGACGGGTACGATAATGTGCTGCAGGTAATCCGCGAGTTAAAAGACGTGGTGCCCATTTCGGTCATGTTCACCCTTTCGCCCTACAACGACTTTGCGGACATGAAACATGTGGCGGAAGTATGTAAACAAAATAACGTAGATATGCGGGTGGGCATCTACAATAACATTGCCTTCTTCGATACCATCGACCAGGCCCATACCACCGATATCGGTACCAAAAAAGAAGAAGAGGCGTTGACCCTGCAGGCAACCCGGAAATTAAAAGAGAACGCTTCCGCCACGTCCGATAGCTATGAAAAAAAGCTGGAAGACATTACTACAAAGATACCCTCGATCATAAAAGAGTTTAAAGAGAATTACGATTTCATGGTGTTGTACAACAACTGGCGCCAGCAGAAAACCCAGTTGCGTTGCTTCAGTATTTTCGACAGCATCATTGTATTACCCAATGGCGATGTGCCCATTTGCCAGAACCTCGATCTCAAACTGGGTAACATCCATACCGCCTCGCTCGACGCCATCATCAACTCCGCCGCTACCGTAGAACAGCAAAAAGAACACAGCCGCAATTGCAATAAATGCTGGATCAACTACCACCGCAAATACGATGTGGTGTTATACAAGTCCTTCGAAAACTTCTTTGGCCGTGGGGTAACCCAAAAACTCTTTGGGTATTACCAGTGGGACGAAAGCACCAAAACCACTTATAAAGAAATGTTCAACTCATAA